The segment ATCGGAATACATGGTCAGGGGAATGGTAGATTTTTTTCTGTTACTGGCTCAACCTGCAGCTGGTGATGAGTTGCAGGGAATCAAAAAGGGAGTGATGGAAATGGTGGATGGTATAGTAGTCAATAAATGTGACGGGGAGCTGGTGCAAAAGGCGATGACCACCCAATCACAATTGAAAGAGGCGCTGCATTATTCTCAAGACAAAGGGAAACAAGCACCTGTACTATGCTGCTCGGCAGTGACGGGAGAGAAAATCCATGATGTGTACCAAATGATAGAAAAGGCTTGTGCAGCGCAAAAGTATTCAGGTTTGTTTGATCAAAATCGAACCAGTCAGCGCAGCAATTATTTTGTTAAATCAATAGAAGTAGTCATGCTGAAACGATTGCTCAATAATCCCGAAATCTCTGCTGAGCGAACTGAACTTTTAGAGAAGTTGGCTGAGGGAACTTTGGATACATTTACTGCTGTGGATGAATTTATGCGTTGGTTTGAGAACCGCTATTTGTAGTCTGGAGAAAAGTACGAAGTAGATAATACAAAGTATTGAGGTAGAGATAACGATCAATTATCCTCATTTGACTTGTGCAAGCACTAAATCAGCAAATTCAAATACGACTTCTAGATTTTGGTTATCTACTTGGTATTGGTAGGACCTTTCGATTGTGGGGAGTTGATTGCATACGATGGCCTTTTTGAATATCGGACCATCGAACGCAAAGGTATGGAACTCACCATTTTCACCACAAGGATCGACTGTAGGAGGGAGATTTAATACAAAGTCTCTGTTCATGACTTTGCCACATATCGATGACTCATACAATTCTTTCTTGGCGGCACAGATCATCGTTTGGAATCCCAAATCCAAAAATTGATTGACCAACTCAGTCGTATCTTTCTGCCATAGGGGATAGATACCTGAGATTTCAGATTGTGTCAGCAATTTGTCTCTATAGATTTTTAAATCCTCCAAGAAGATATCTCCATAGGCTACATGGTAGATATTTCTGCTTCGTATGTCAGAGAAGTATGCTGTTAGCTTTGTCTCGTAGCTCAGGTTGGAACTGTCCGCTGGAATCTCAATAAACACCAGCGGAATACCGATAGATTGTGCCTGTGCTGCAATGAGTTCACGAGAGATGCCATGGAGTGAAACGCGACCTGTCTCTTCTGAGATACCCGTGTGCAGCTCTACTACTTCGTAGCGATTGTCTTGCAACAAGTGATAGAGCATGAGGGATGAGTCTTTGCCTCCACTCCAACTCACAGATATGGGGATTTTGGTCATGTCTTGTTGATGTATTTTATGCTGAAATGCCCTTGATTAATATCGACTCGACTGACACTACCGTAGTCTAGTACGAGTTTGAAACTATCTTGTAAGTCCAAATTGAGCACATGGGCTAATAGAGCACGAATAGGACCAGCATGGCACACGATGGCTATTTGCTCGTGCTGCGTTTGGATGGTCTCATTCCAAAAACTCAGGACTCTCTCTGCGAGTGCCTTGTAGGACTCTCCTTTGGGGGGAGCTGAATCCACATAGTTTTCCATCCAGTGATCTAAGTCATTTTGCGCGATGTTTTTCCACTCTATCAGTTCCCAATCACCAAAGTTTAGCTCCAATAATCGCTGATCTACGATGTTGTTTTCGGACAATTCGAAAGCGAAGGTACGGCACCTCACGAGCGGGCTGGTATATACAGCGTCCAGTTTTTGGGGAAGTAAATCCATGGTGACAGCCATTTCTTTTTGGTAGCCTTTGGCCAGAGGTAGATTGCTTTGTCCATAGCAAATTCCCTTGCCGATCGAGGGAGTAGTATGTCTGACTAGATATATTTCCATATCACGAATATGCTGAGGTAAATGCTCAATTCGGCGACTTGTTGTACTGCGCCGAGACAATCGCCCGTATAGCCACCGATCCATTTTTTGAAGTAGCGAGAAAAATAGATTTTGACTAAGAGCAAAACAGGTACAATAAGCATAATTTTGAAATCCCATAGAAATACCAGAGGTACAAAACCAAAAATATTGGCTGTGATGAAACTACCAAGTGTCATTTTTTTGGCAATGGGTTTGGCTTTGGCGTCCTCGTTTTCTCTCACATATTGATCGGTGAAAATCATCCAGACTGAAGTGGTTCTGCTCATTGCATGAGCGATCACGAGCATCATACACACCGTCAATAGATCAAATTGCTGTGTGAGTTGAGAAATACTGAGGTATTTGAGTAGGAGCAGAAGCATGATGCCAATCACACCATATGCGCCTAATACCGAATCTTTCATGATCGTTAGGATTTTCTCTTTGGTCCATCCCCCACCAAAACCATCACATACATCTGCAAATCCATCTTCATGAAAAGCTCCTGTCAGTAATATCCCCACTACCATGGAAAGGACTACTGAGATGCTGATGGGTAAAATCATGCTGAACCCATACAAAAAGGCAGCACTGACTCCACCTACTATCCATCCAATAAATGGAAAGTAGCGTGTGGCCTTGTTGAGATTGTCTGCTGCGTGATCGATCCAAGATGGGCACGGGATGCGTGTGTAGAACATGAGTGCCGTGAAGAAAATCTGAAGTTCTTTTTTGATCATGATTTTTGAGATACTGCAGCACTTTCGAAGCTTGCCATGTCGTTGATGAAGGCCACACTAGACTGGATCAGGGGATAGGCTAGGGCACAGCCTGTGCCTTCACCCAACCTCAGGTCAAGATGTAAAATAGAGTTGGCAGAGACAGATTCCAGCATTTTGCTATGTCCTTGTTCGTTGGATTGGTGGCAGAATATCGCGTAAGCCTCTATGGCAGGATACAGTCGATGGGCCATCAGGTACACCGAACTGGCAATGAAACCATCCACCAGCAGTATCATCTTGCTCTCGGCTGCCTGAAGC is part of the Reichenbachiella agarivorans genome and harbors:
- the meaB gene encoding methylmalonyl Co-A mutase-associated GTPase MeaB — encoded protein: MNRKDATYYVDAIRSGDRKVLSRAISIVESTRSSDMELSQRILTQLGHVDSTSLRIGITGSPGVGKSTFIESIGQIMTKEHQLAILAIDPSSPETGGSILGDKTRMNELSRNPKVYIRPSATYNYYGGVNQSTYKTILLCEAAGFDRVIIETVGVGQSEYMVRGMVDFFLLLAQPAAGDELQGIKKGVMEMVDGIVVNKCDGELVQKAMTTQSQLKEALHYSQDKGKQAPVLCCSAVTGEKIHDVYQMIEKACAAQKYSGLFDQNRTSQRSNYFVKSIEVVMLKRLLNNPEISAERTELLEKLAEGTLDTFTAVDEFMRWFENRYL
- a CDS encoding Dph6-related ATP pyrophosphatase encodes the protein MTKIPISVSWSGGKDSSLMLYHLLQDNRYEVVELHTGISEETGRVSLHGISRELIAAQAQSIGIPLVFIEIPADSSNLSYETKLTAYFSDIRSRNIYHVAYGDIFLEDLKIYRDKLLTQSEISGIYPLWQKDTTELVNQFLDLGFQTMICAAKKELYESSICGKVMNRDFVLNLPPTVDPCGENGEFHTFAFDGPIFKKAIVCNQLPTIERSYQYQVDNQNLEVVFEFADLVLAQVK
- the cobC gene encoding alpha-ribazole phosphatase → MEIYLVRHTTPSIGKGICYGQSNLPLAKGYQKEMAVTMDLLPQKLDAVYTSPLVRCRTFAFELSENNIVDQRLLELNFGDWELIEWKNIAQNDLDHWMENYVDSAPPKGESYKALAERVLSFWNETIQTQHEQIAIVCHAGPIRALLAHVLNLDLQDSFKLVLDYGSVSRVDINQGHFSIKYINKT
- a CDS encoding adenosylcobinamide-GDP ribazoletransferase, with translation MIKKELQIFFTALMFYTRIPCPSWIDHAADNLNKATRYFPFIGWIVGGVSAAFLYGFSMILPISISVVLSMVVGILLTGAFHEDGFADVCDGFGGGWTKEKILTIMKDSVLGAYGVIGIMLLLLLKYLSISQLTQQFDLLTVCMMLVIAHAMSRTTSVWMIFTDQYVRENEDAKAKPIAKKMTLGSFITANIFGFVPLVFLWDFKIMLIVPVLLLVKIYFSRYFKKWIGGYTGDCLGAVQQVAELSIYLSIFVIWKYI